One window of the Rosa rugosa chromosome 3, drRosRugo1.1, whole genome shotgun sequence genome contains the following:
- the LOC133735612 gene encoding protein TRIGALACTOSYLDIACYLGLYCEROL 4, chloroplastic-like, which translates to MANLRTAMDSAFWDLNVSSPHTLEGSAKAIPGDPFPLDGARASRALRIQQLSLLGTGFPLGIIPSYSPASHKDSGSFSLQSLLLRPATSNWSHDLSLGDDLAINLTMLVNNLEHVDYSEHMPNCDKFHVWKLYILHLSCCFNIGYVLLNDFSQLLRCLQLPYHDITLEAAWPELFIDHKGQYWDVPESISLDLSSLVSESGLRYWVGIHKNSGHPQAVNAVNDEAPTSLMPGLCAKAAFSYEKSRDLWRQKETQNDLMVKKDRGWFWRPSYDVRLKEPHAAVSGIFGGSFAAWFQDGHSPVAVELRGDGNTSSSTKKRSPVSADFFGSICYRFQHGKFRELYGDLSTAGEIP; encoded by the exons ATGGCCAACCTGAGGACGGCAATGGACTCCGCCTTCTGGGACCTCAACGTTTCTTCACCTCACACCCTCGAAGGCTCCGCCAAGGCCATTCCCGGCGACCCATTTCCTCTCGACGGCGCCCGCGCCAGCCGAGCCCTCAGAATTCAGCAACTCTCTCTTCTGGGAACTGGGTTCCCTCTCGGTATTATTCCTTCTTACTCTCCTGCTTCCCACAAGGACTCGGGCTCTTTCTCACTTCAGTCCCTCTTGCTCAGACCGGCCACTTCTAACTG GAGCCATGATCTATCACTTGGAGATGATTTGGCCATTAATTTG ACTATGCTAGTCAATAACCTTGAACATGTGGATTACTCTGAACATATGCCTAATTGTGACAAATTTCATGTCTGGAAGCTTTATATTCTTCATTTATCTTGCTGTTTTAATATTGGGTATGTGCTACTGAATGATTTTTCTCAACTTCTAAGATGTTTACAGCTACCTTATCATGACATCACACTAGAGGCTGCATGGCCTGAGCTGTTCATTGACCATAAAGGACAATATTGGGATGTACCGGAGTCAATTTCCTTAGATCTGTCATCACTTGTTTCTGAATCTGGATTGCGGTACTGGGTTGGTATACATAAAAATAGTGGCCATCCCCAGGCAGTTAATGCCGTAAATGATGAGGCACCTACTTCTCTGATGCCTGGATTGTGTGCAAAGGCTGCCTTTTCTTATGAAAAGAGCAGAGACCTTTGGAGGCAGAAGGAGACACAGAATGATCTCATGGTAAAGAAAGACAGGGGTTGGTTTTGGCGGCCATCATATGATGTGCGTCTCAAAGAACCTCATGCTGCAGTATCTGGAATTTTTG GTGGGAGTTTTGCAGCCTGGTTTCAGGATGGGCACAGCCCAGTGGCTGTTGAACTTAGAGGAGATGGGAACACTTCTTCAAGTACTAAGAAGAGAAGTCCTGTCAGTGCTGATTTTTTTGGTTCAATTTGCTATCGCTTCCAGCATGGGAAATTTCGAGAGCTTTATGGGGATCTTTCAACAGCAG GGGAAATTCCTTGA
- the LOC133735156 gene encoding uncharacterized protein LOC133735156, whose protein sequence is MEQVLPRVRVSDQIRLSIACKSWMSIVMRRDIRSASHEFPWLLLPQTPHCSNKYVSFASVSEGRVVKLKLPKQVRGWWIYGSSKGWLIMIKERGLNSKMCLLNPISGALLQLPPLRTLPFLKDFVKTEAWKLFGANAFDLSIALSTSDGIALDSKRCTVAAVFNDKSKLSLCRPGDRTWSDFQVLDTNQNDWIADLLFSSGSLYVLVRGGQKESFVDSVTQTLNFSFGDAENLKMKLVYDKHENRNVNVNECHSDYKIVYNALYFSRLLESTSNEVLLIHQMVDYACSGKKRGYYW, encoded by the coding sequence ATGGAGCAAGTTCTGCCGCGTGTCAGAGTAAGTGATCAAATAAGGCTAAGCATTGCCTGCAAGTCTTGGATGTCAATCGTTATGCGTAGAGACATCCGCAGTGCTTCTCATGAATTCCCATGGTTACTACTCCCTCAAACCCCACATTGCAGCAACAAGTACGTAAGCTTTGCCAGCGTGTCAGAGGGGAGAGTTGTCAAGTTGAAGCTACCTAAGCAAGTTCGTGGATGGTGGATTTATGGGTCTTCTAAAGGTTGGTTGATCATGATCAAGGAAAGAGGTCTAAATTCCAAGATGTGTCTACTTAACCCAATTTCAGGAGCCCTACTCCAACTTCCACCCTTGAGAACACTTCCTTTTCTGAAAGAttttgtgaaaaccgaggcctGGAAACTTTTTGGTGCCAATGCATTCGACTTAAGCATTGCACTATCAACCTCTGATGGAATTGCTTTAGATTCAAAGCGTTGTACGGTAGCAGCAGTTTTTAATGATAAGTCGAAATTGAGTTTGTGCAGACCTGGAGACAGAACATGGAGTGACTTTCAAGTATTAGATACTAATCAAAACGACTGGATTGCtgatttattgttttcttcCGGCAGTCTATATGTTTTGGTTCGTGGTGGTCAAAAGGAAAGCTTTGTAGACTCAGTTACTCAAACCTTGAACTTTAGCTTTGGAGATGCagaaaatttgaaaatgaaGTTGGTCTACGACAAGCATGAAAACAGGAACGTGAACGTTAATGAATGTCATAGTGACTATAAGATCGTTTACAATGCATTATACTTCTCAAGATTGTTAGAATCAACCAGCAATGAAGTCTTATTGATCCATCAAATGGTAGATTATGCATGTAGTGGGAAGAAGAGAGGATATTATTGGTGA